One segment of Panicum virgatum strain AP13 chromosome 3K, P.virgatum_v5, whole genome shotgun sequence DNA contains the following:
- the LOC120700125 gene encoding suppressor protein SRP40-like: MLFVPRQVALAAASSSSQPHAAASSSSQPHAAAAMAKEEGKKEKKRKSKSKAAAKETTAAADGRAAVVASVAAFLEAGGLTRTLAALQSEADLEAGAWRASPVNLEELVAKFLDSSNPTPVAVSVGSDEQDKTTNGVVEDGGKKKKKEKKTDAEAGETENKVNEPSAQEKPSENVDGGKKKKKEKKTDAEAGESENKVNEPSAQEKPTENVDGEAKEKKQKKKKKDDSSAANAGSIEATETVKNDDQKKPDGKKKSKKHEKDVDVEARLDKVELAIKNKFEEAEKLNGGGDKSKEEELKSQNDDAGKNNGAVEKKKKKKKDKSASESDAVERVKADNDKKGKKKRKKSDAEENVQVEGKEVAGKDSAPKPEDENKSGIEIEEGDNGKLSNENAVTGKKRKLEEVDGSNPPSTAKEDNTANQSLTNGFTEDKTNQDSNIKPSKRQKHSSEPKTVNAFQRVKLEDVKFADEKLQDNSYWAKGGAETGYGAKAQEILGQVRGRGFRHEKTKKKRGTYRGGQIDLQTHSIKFDNSDDE; encoded by the exons aTGCTCTTCGTCCCGCGCCAagtcgccctcgccgccgcctcttcctcctcccagccccacgccgccgcctcttcctcctcccagccccacgccgccgccgccatggccaaggaggagggcaagaaggagaagaagagaaagagcaagagcaagGCGGCGGCCAAGGAGACAACCGCCGCCGCGGATGGGAGGGCCGCGGTGgtcgcctccgtcgccgcgtTCCTCGAGGCCGGCGGGTTGACGCGCACGCTCGCCGCCCTCCAATCCGAGGCCGACCTCGAG GCAGGTGCTTGGAGGGCGTCGCCGGTGAACTTGGAGGAGTTGGTGGCCAAATTCTTGGACTCGAG CAATCCCACCCCAGTGGCTGTTTCCGTGGGAAGCGATGAGCAAG ATAAAACAACTAATGGTGTAGTGGAAGAtggtggcaagaaaaagaagaaggagaagaaaactgATGCAGAGGCCGGCGAAACCGAGAACAAAGTGAATGAGCCTTCTGCTCAGGAAAAGCCTAGTGAAAATGTGGacggtggcaagaaaaagaagaaggagaagaaaactgATGCGGAGGCTGGCGAATCCGAGAACAAAGTGAATGAGCCTTCTGCTCAGGAAAAGCCTACTGAAAATGTGGACGGTGAGGCCAAAGAGAAGaaacagaagaagaagaaaaaagatgatTCTTCAGCTGCGAATGCTGGTAGCATTGAAGCAACTGAAACAGTGAAGAATGATGATCAGAAGAAGCCTGATGGCAAGAAGAAAAGCAAGAAGCATGAGAAGGACGTTGATGTTGAAGCTAGGCTGGACAAGGTGGAATTAGCAATAAAAAACAAGTTTGAGGAAGCTGAGAAACTCAATGGGGGCGGTGATAAATCAAAAGAGGAAGAATTGAAAAGTCAGAATGATGATGCTGGCAAGAACAATGGTGctgtagaaaagaaaaagaagaagaagaaagacaaatCAGCTTCCGAGAGTGATGCTGTGGAAAGAGTGAAGGCTGATAATGATAAAAAGGGTAAAAAGAAGCGAAAGAAGTCTGACGCTGAAGAAAATGTTCAAGTGGAAGGTAAAGAGGTTGCAGGGAAAGATTCAGCCCCAAAACCAGAGGATGAGAACAAGAGTGGAATAGAGATTGAAGAAGGTGATAATGGAAAGCTGTCAAATGAGAATGCTGTTACTGGCAAAAAACGGAAACTAGAAGAAGTCGATGGAAGCAATCCCCCTTCGACAGCTAAAGAAGATAACACTGCTAACCAGAGCCTAACCAATGGCTTTACCGAGGATAAAACAAACCAGGACAGCAACATAAAACCAAGTAAAAGGCAGAAACATTCATCTGAG CCTAAAACTGTGAATGCTTTTCAACGGGTGAAGCTTGAGGATGTCAAATTTGCAGATGAGAAACTTCAGGATAACTCTTATTGGGCTAAG GGTGGTGCAGAAACTGGTTATGGTGCGAAGGCGCAAGAGATCCTTGGTCAAGTCAGAGGAAG GGGCTTTCGGCATGAGAAGACCAAGAAGAAGCGTGGAACATACAGGGGCGGGCAAATCGACCTACAAACCCACTCGATCAAGTTTGACAATTCGGATGAcgagtga